The DNA region atttaaattttctttaaaggtgCTGTAAGATGTTCACAGACTGCAGAGATAAAGAGTTTTACACACAGTCAGACTACCTGAATTTTGCTTCCTaacaagctaaaaaataaaaatgctcattttcttttatactgacatcttaaaattaaaaatcacataaGGAATTAAATGGCATTAAATGGTATAAGAACTTAAATTTGTTTGTTAATACCGACTGAAATTTTGGTTCATTTGGTTCAAACTACAGGAGTTACTTACTTTTTCTTGACTTTCTCACTGTGTGTGAATTAGTCTTAGTGGTTAATGGgtaataaaatgtgtaaaatgcttttaacatttcatgGGTGTCTTTATTGTAACAGTCATGTAAATGAAGCCAACAGCTTAAAAACTCAACTTCATTTAAGTGCAAGTTAAAGTAAATCACTCAACATATTGTTAATTCATTATAACATTGTGATTGCTATAATTTTAGGAGCCTTTATGATCCCATTCCTTATCCTGCTGGTTTTGGAGGGAATCCCACTGCTGCACCTGGAGTTCGCCATCGGCCAGCGCCTGAGGAAGGGCAGCGTGGGAGTGTGGAGATCAATCAATCCATACCTGACTGGAATTGGtgggtaacaaaaaaaaaaaaaagacaacttaaatactagtgctgggccgttaacggcgttaacgtgctgcgttaacgcgggattcttatcgcgcgataaggaaattatcgcgcgataaactattcactaagttgggtctatacagtgagcaaggcaccaatttcactttgttgtttaagcgcggatgtatacctaccttccgccttgttcacgcggagggggcgtgaacaaggcggaagctggtctgcctgagtgactggtggaaaaaggagaagcagagactggagtgattggctcaagccgtgtcacaaagctgctgacggttaatggtcttcttcatgacctctaatgtaggcccacagttcagttagggtcatgttatcagaggctgcgccctctgctgttcattccagttagcaggaaaaagctttttccacatggagacagaacctgttcctaaatgtctgtgtttaacaaaataaaaaaaagttaaacaccaaagtaaatcttatggaacattatttttctttaccaaatattatagtagaacagctttctcaagcattttgtgatgcattttcatcatttagatagatagatattattttgaatgtctttggcaaaattcaaatctataattttaatctagattaatctagattaactacaggattgcagtgagattaatctagattaaaaaaattaatctatgcccagcactattaaatacacacattaggttatcaattttctttttcttgcccATGCCAGTCACATGACTCCAAGAATGAAATAtctaaacaaatatttacatctaATTAAATACTTTAATATCCATTTGATGTCTAGGTGCATTAATCcaactttgagaaatttgatttagtacgatttcagtcagactgacATGTctacatgcattttaaaagtccagcTTTAGTCAgaataacacaataattcatACTTTACTTACATAATTTCAACATACCGTTTGTCTCAGTCCACACTGATCCATAATCCTTTACACTTAAGGtccatttttattgtgtttagcATATTTTGAACAGTCAGCTGTTTAAATCACAGATATATCACtctgtatatgtgtttttaacaaattaCCTGTATCTACATTGACTGATTACGTCTCCCAATCTGTCTGTGAGCTTGCCTGTTTCAATACCTGGTAATTACCCTCActcacaaagaaaataaatacaatgaatcattacattaaaaaactgttgAGTTCTTCCAGTGGAACCGACATTTAAAACTACTTTGGTTCAGTAAATTTTATGCTGTTAGCGCTGTCTGCTCAGCTCccccagagctgctgctgctgacagatggCTGAGACATTTAAAGATGACAGTGCGACTGTGAATTAAATAGCACACCGCTCACTCGCTTCCATTGGAGATTCCCCGTaaatcttgttttaaaaaatcctcacCCCAAGgctaattgttttattttgttacaggTATTGCATCCTTCCTTACATCATTTTTGGTGGGCATGTACTACAACACCATCATGGCCTGGATCATGTGGTATCTCTTCAACTCCTTTCAAGATCCTCTGCCTTGGAGCCAATGTCCCCTCAATGCTAACAGGACAGGTAGTCCATCATACATAAAGACGACAGACAGAAAGAATTGAACAGACTCACATCTGCTGTTCAGTCTATGATCACATTTCTTTCTAAGGCTGCCAAAGTTGACCATTAGTGTCTGTCCTTTGCAGGTCTGGTGGAGGAATGTGCTCGGAGCAGCACTGTCGATTACTTCTGGTACAGAGAGACTCTAAACATTTCAACAGCTATTGATGAGTCTGGAGGTCTACAGTGGTGGATGGTTTTGGCCCTGGTGGCCGCCTGGACTCTGCTCTATGTCTGCTGCATCCGGGGCATCGAGACCACCGGAAAGGTCTGAAAGTCACATTACATCTGAATAATCTGTGAGAATGATGCCTGCTTCGTATATTTATGTTCGTTCAAAAAACAGGTGTATCTTTGGGtcatgctgtcatttttttcttttctcaggcTGTGTACATCACCTCTACTCTGCCATACTTGGTCCTCACCATCTTTCTCATCAGAGGACTGACTCTGAAAGGATCAGTAGAAGGGATCAAGTTCCTCTTCACACCAGATGTAAGCACCAACATTTCTCAGTATAATTAatatcatgcatttttaaacaatagtcaaacattttgaaaaatccacTAATTCCGTGTGTTACATACCACTCTCATAATCAGCaacaacagacatttttcataCGAGTAGCTGGATGGGTGATAAATCTttgggtggcacaccaaaaccaaattCCAGACTTTCAAGTAGGAGTCTgttgtttgcttcccatctgaatgtaatgtttttgtttttacaccttaccatgtgcctccttccccttaATCCtgaccatctgtgccagcatgtgcgtttgttaaCATCGTGGCACTGGTtgccatgttttgtttgttgtctaaacataaccatgtgccaCGTCATCCCacaatgtgcttgtgttgacgtcacggtagtggcatcctggaatgtaaagagcagatgcgGAAGGATAACTAAAACATAACATGGAGAGGCGGATATCCGCCAAATTTCACCTTATTTTGGAGCAGTATTTAGCCTTTTTCGGACTAACTAGTCTGACACGGTTAGCACCAATGGATGCCATAGGTTGTCTAGGTTGTCAATTTATCACTTCACttcattagtttaaaaaataagcatgGTATGGCATCCTAAAGACAAACTTAGCTAAACTATTTGATGAATATGGACTGTGTTCATTACTTACAACTTATTGTTTAATGTCCTGTGGGAAAAAGAAGcatttgatgtgattttggcCACTGCGCTATTGTAATTTTCATATAAGCATTGATGGGCTGGAAAGTCTTACTTTTTGACTCGTGTTGTGTCTTGGACTTGGTTCAAATTCAATTGATCAATCAAacacttacttactttttatgatctaacaaaacatttaactttGGATTTCCTCATCTGATGGTTTTATTGCATGTCCTGGGAGACAAGACTTAAGATAAAACAAACTGGATCTTGGTGTACATTATCACATATTAATTATTAACACTGTCAAGGACAGGGGGAGTGTTTACCATCAGTTCAGAGGGGTAGATATCACAACAGGAAATAATTATCATAGGAATCTTAGCTCCGCTGTGCTGTTTTAAAGAGGTACTTTCTATTCTCCTTAAGGTAAATGAGTTAATGAATCCATCCACCTGGTTGGATGCTGGTGCTCAAGTTTTCTATTCCTTCTCTTTGGCTTTCGGAGGTCTCATCTCTTTCTCCAGTTACAACTCTATTCAGTGAGTAACTGCCTAAACTGCACAGTCATATAATGTAGCTTCTTTTGAACTCTTCTCCTCACTTGATCATAACTGTCTTTTAGCAACAACTGTGAGCAGGACGCTGTTCTCATCTCCATCATCAATGGCTGCACCTCAGTGTACTCTGCAACTGTCATTTACTCCATCATCGGCTTCAGGGCCATGCAAAACTTTGACGACTGCACATCAGAGTGAGTTCGGGATTTCGCAAAAGAACCTTTAatacctggattgacatcagttttcttgtgccacacagagacacctttcacaagcattgaaAACTCTGAAATTGAAGAaaattggctcaatttcttttaaaaacatgaaaaaacaaaatgagcaatttgacaaaaatatacCACAAACTactatttttttagcacttcactgaggtcctttttttgtttttcattgtttaccttgtctttctctccattcttttttgtgcttatttttaggttattttcttgtaacttttactaatttcttgctcattttcaggcCATCTTTTCAAGTTGCTTGTCGCCCTCTTCCAATGTTTCTGAAAGGGTTCGAAGAGCTTAATGAGGATTCACTAATGTAGACTGAActtgatgtcttttttcttatttagcaACATCTGGAAGCTGATGAATGCCTTCAACTATCCTGAAAGCAGCATCACAGAAAGCAACTATAAAGATGTTCTGACCCACCTCAACCAGACAAATCCAGCTATAATTGAAGGATTAGACTTAAAGATCTGTGACATGCAGGTGTTCCTCAGTCAGGTCAGTAGATATCATTATGAGGTATCAGTTTTGAATTTCACTGAAATGACTCAGTGAAAGGTCAATAGTTAAAATATTTGGCGCACTCCTTCAGGGCGTTGAGGGAACAGGTCTGGCATTCATCGTATTCACAGAGGCCATCACCAAAATGCCTTTCTCTCCCTTGTGGGCTGTCCTCTTCTTCGTCATGCTCTTCTGCCTCGGCCTGTCGACTATGTTCGGGAACATCGAGGGAGTGGTGGTTCCTTTGCAGGACCTAAACTTGCTGCCCCGAACTTGGCCCAAAGAagttttttgtggtaattttctaaattacatgtaaaatactttttaatgttgGGACAAGCACATTTGATCCAAAGATATGAGCTTAACTTcttcattgtgtcttttttttttcaggtctgaCCTGCTTAGTCTCTTTTGCCATTGGGATTATCTTTGCTCAGCGCTCTGGAAACTATTGGCTAGCACTTTTTGACAACTTTGCTGGTTCTATCCCCCTGCTGGTTATCGGACTGTGTGAAATGATTGCCGTTATTTACATCTATGGCATAGACAGGTGAGTCCAACATGTTCTCAACCCaaatcatcacatattgctgctttgaagtggacttctgcatctataTTATGCTTTAGGAATTCTGCTTCCTCTctttacattctgggatgccgctacaataatgtcaacacaagcacatggtgggatgacatgtcatgtggttatgtttagttaacaacagcaaccaatgctgggacgtcaacaaacacacctgctggcacaggtggttaggattaggggaaccaacctgacgctgtcctgccGAGTTACATACGGACACAGCAGGTtacttttaagaattttttaagaattttgacTGATTAACACTATCCGTGAAACTGTTGAAAAATTGTGAGACAGAGgagtctgctgctgctcaggcTGTCATCAGGGTAATGCCATGATATTGCTCCTGGGAGATGACTAACATTACAGTGCCCCTCAAAAAACGAATGACCCAGAGGCAGAGGTGGACTCCTCAGTTCCTCTTTTAACGCTGGTGCTGACTAATTTTGAGCGATGTTCAAGTGCTGCAGAATTTGTGTCAGAGTGTTATTGCATCTACCTGCAAAACGGATAAAAATTAGCGTGTCCACCTGGGTGTCACGTTTCCATTGCTGCTAATAAGGAGTCAGTTGGAGCTGGAGCCCATAGATACCTGTGACTACTAAGTAATTTGTCCTGGGGATGAATGGCATTGTAACCTTTTCCACCAAAGACAAAAATGGGAAGGGGGCTCGATTGGGATCTTCTCAGTGATGAGGTCTTTATGCAGTTgaaacaaagaaggaaaaaaagggcattGTATTCTGACCTTGGGAGAGAGATAATGTGTCAGTCTCTGTAGGAGAGATAAAGAAGTACAGTCTGTCTTATGATATTACAAGACTGGTGAGGAAtgtggaaaatatgttttcttctcCGAGTTTCAATGATACTGTTGACGAAAGCAGCTATATAAGTTATAAAATGTTTCAACATCGATAACACAAGGTTACGAAAGTAACAGAGTGGagttttatttcactgtgcaGCTTTAACGctttgaacacacacagagcctttATGTACTGGAGAGGACACCAGGAGCAAGTTTTCGTTTTGATGTCATCACTCAAAAACCTCTTGAACTATTTGGATACAATTTTTATATAGATAACTTTTAGCTGTATTCTACTTGTTGACagtcattaaatgtttttacagacgATGTTAGAGTCATAAGAGgtcaaatgttacatttgcCTTCATGTGCTGGGGTGACTGTAACAACACCCTCAATACCTTCATATAAATACTAAAGACACACTTAACTTCCAAAAATATAGATATAGTTATATTTGTTCTATCAGTTTTCATAtctgttaactctttgaaatctgagcaattCAGCTTGGtttaattcaaaaacatggcaacagcgtagtgagcaacttgagaaaaaattacctgaaaattagcaacaa from Plectropomus leopardus isolate mb chromosome 18, YSFRI_Pleo_2.0, whole genome shotgun sequence includes:
- the LOC121957797 gene encoding sodium-dependent neutral amino acid transporter B(0)AT1-like gives rise to the protein MKLKIPNPGLEDRIPSHGDLEKMEKEEAGDRPKWDNKAQYLLTCVGFCVGLGNVWRFPYLCQSHGGGAFMIPFLILLVLEGIPLLHLEFAIGQRLRKGSVGVWRSINPYLTGIGIASFLTSFLVGMYYNTIMAWIMWYLFNSFQDPLPWSQCPLNANRTGLVEECARSSTVDYFWYRETLNISTAIDESGGLQWWMVLALVAAWTLLYVCCIRGIETTGKAVYITSTLPYLVLTIFLIRGLTLKGSVEGIKFLFTPDVNELMNPSTWLDAGAQVFYSFSLAFGGLISFSSYNSIHNNCEQDAVLISIINGCTSVYSATVIYSIIGFRAMQNFDDCTSDNIWKLMNAFNYPESSITESNYKDVLTHLNQTNPAIIEGLDLKICDMQVFLSQGVEGTGLAFIVFTEAITKMPFSPLWAVLFFVMLFCLGLSTMFGNIEGVVVPLQDLNLLPRTWPKEVFCGLTCLVSFAIGIIFAQRSGNYWLALFDNFAGSIPLLVIGLCEMIAVIYIYGIDRFNKDIEFMIGHKPNFFWQSTWRVISPLIMVVILVFYFVTQVTKSLTYLVWDEEAEGFPTLEPRPYPTWIYVIIFILAGIPSLSIPVFALFKFIQSKCCKQTDREDTVDTISAKIQMSDKMTI